A section of the Streptomyces sp. CG1 genome encodes:
- a CDS encoding ABC transporter permease, which translates to MFRTALRNVLAHKARLLMTVLAVMLGVAFVSGTLVFTNTISDAYQKSSAKGFDQVDVAVRSKYQDSRGDKVGKTPDLTQAMLDKAAKVPGAASATGVVSGFTAVADKDGKLLGGDWQSAGGNYWGTKDARYPLVSGHAPHGRDEVLLDSKTAKRAGYEVGDTVRLSVDGPVLTPTISGIFTTDDGNVAAGGSLALFDTPTAQKLFGKQGGYDEIDVKAAAGTSQSTLKSALDSALPSHLVETTTGKQLADDQAKQIADSMSGLKQSLLVFAGIALFVGTFIIANTFTMLVAQRTRELALLRAVGASRRQVTRSVLIEAFAVGTVAGVTGLATGIGIGAGLRSLLGSFGASVPDGPLVISPGTVVSALAVGILITMLAAWLPGRRAAKIPPVAAMSSVHAKATTKSLVLRNTLGSLFAAAGVATVVGATTMDADSAQGPMGLGAVLLIIGVFILTPLLSRPLIAAAAPVLRVFGVSGKLARQNSVRNPRRTAATASALMIGLTLITGMTVMAGSLQTAIDKMASSAIRADYVVSMANRSPLSPDVAQKVAATAGVTASSPLRNAESRIDGKTEFLTGVNGSAIGRLTDLKVDEGTFKVGGSQVVVDKDRAKEYGWTPGSHFTAHFEDGKARTLTVAGVYEGNDMIRGIMLDNEVLTPHLKNPADMQVMVKTADGASDAAKDKLVKALGANPAIKIQDKQDISNSIAQIFTTMLNMLYGLLGMAVIVAILGVINTLAMSVFERSQEIGMLRAIGLDRKAVKRMVRLESLVISLFGGVLGIGLGVFFGWAAGQLLGTKMPTYELVLPWGRMAIFLLLAGGVGVLAALWPARRAAKLNMLAAIKAE; encoded by the coding sequence ATGTTCCGCACCGCCCTGCGCAACGTCCTCGCGCACAAGGCCCGGCTCCTGATGACCGTGCTCGCCGTCATGCTCGGCGTGGCCTTCGTCTCCGGGACGCTGGTCTTCACCAACACCATCTCCGACGCCTACCAGAAGAGCTCCGCCAAGGGCTTCGACCAGGTCGACGTCGCCGTACGGTCCAAGTACCAGGACTCCAGGGGCGACAAGGTCGGCAAGACGCCGGATCTGACCCAGGCCATGCTGGACAAGGCCGCGAAGGTCCCCGGCGCCGCCTCCGCGACCGGTGTCGTCAGCGGCTTCACCGCCGTCGCCGACAAGGACGGGAAGCTGCTCGGCGGCGACTGGCAGTCCGCCGGCGGCAACTACTGGGGCACCAAGGACGCCCGCTACCCGCTGGTCAGCGGCCACGCCCCGCACGGCAGGGACGAGGTGCTGCTCGACTCCAAGACCGCGAAGCGGGCCGGCTACGAGGTCGGCGACACCGTGCGGCTCTCCGTCGACGGCCCGGTCCTCACCCCGACCATCAGCGGCATCTTCACCACCGACGACGGCAATGTCGCCGCGGGCGGCAGCCTCGCCCTGTTCGACACGCCGACCGCGCAGAAGCTGTTCGGCAAGCAGGGCGGCTACGACGAGATAGACGTCAAGGCCGCGGCCGGCACCAGCCAGTCCACGCTGAAGTCCGCACTGGACTCGGCGCTGCCCTCGCACCTGGTGGAGACCACCACCGGCAAGCAGCTCGCCGACGACCAGGCGAAGCAGATCGCCGACTCGATGAGCGGCCTGAAGCAGTCCCTGCTGGTGTTCGCCGGTATCGCGCTGTTCGTCGGCACGTTCATCATCGCCAACACCTTCACCATGCTGGTCGCCCAGCGCACCCGGGAACTGGCCCTGCTGCGCGCGGTCGGCGCCTCCCGCCGTCAGGTCACCCGCTCGGTGCTCATCGAGGCGTTCGCGGTCGGTACGGTCGCCGGTGTGACCGGCCTGGCCACCGGTATCGGCATCGGCGCGGGCCTGCGCTCCCTGCTGGGCTCCTTCGGTGCGAGCGTGCCCGACGGGCCGCTGGTGATCAGCCCCGGCACCGTGGTGTCCGCCCTCGCGGTCGGCATCCTCATCACCATGCTGGCCGCCTGGCTGCCCGGCCGCCGCGCCGCGAAGATCCCGCCGGTGGCGGCGATGAGCAGTGTGCACGCCAAGGCCACCACCAAGTCGCTGGTGCTGCGCAACACGCTCGGCTCGCTGTTCGCGGCGGCCGGCGTCGCGACGGTCGTCGGGGCCACGACGATGGACGCCGACTCCGCCCAGGGCCCGATGGGCCTCGGCGCGGTCCTGCTCATCATCGGCGTGTTCATCCTGACCCCGCTGCTGTCCCGGCCGCTGATCGCGGCCGCCGCCCCGGTGCTGCGCGTCTTCGGTGTCTCGGGCAAGCTGGCCCGCCAGAACTCGGTGCGCAACCCGCGCCGTACGGCGGCCACCGCCTCGGCGCTGATGATCGGCCTGACCCTGATCACCGGCATGACCGTGATGGCGGGCAGCCTGCAGACCGCGATCGACAAGATGGCCTCCTCGGCGATCCGCGCGGACTACGTCGTCTCGATGGCCAACCGCTCCCCGCTCTCCCCGGACGTGGCGCAGAAGGTCGCCGCCACCGCCGGCGTCACCGCCAGCAGCCCGCTGCGCAACGCCGAGTCCCGTATCGACGGCAAGACCGAGTTCCTCACCGGTGTGAACGGCTCGGCCATCGGGAGGCTGACGGACCTGAAGGTGGACGAGGGCACCTTCAAGGTGGGCGGCTCACAGGTCGTCGTCGACAAGGACCGGGCCAAGGAGTACGGCTGGACCCCCGGTTCGCACTTCACGGCGCACTTCGAGGACGGCAAGGCACGGACACTGACGGTCGCGGGTGTCTACGAGGGCAACGACATGATCCGCGGGATCATGCTCGACAACGAGGTCCTCACCCCGCATCTGAAGAACCCGGCCGACATGCAGGTCATGGTCAAGACGGCGGACGGTGCCTCCGACGCGGCCAAGGACAAGCTCGTCAAGGCCCTCGGCGCCAACCCGGCGATCAAGATCCAGGACAAGCAGGACATCTCCAACAGCATCGCGCAGATCTTCACGACGATGCTCAACATGCTCTACGGCCTGCTCGGCATGGCGGTGATCGTCGCGATCCTCGGTGTCATCAACACCCTGGCCATGTCGGTCTTCGAGCGCTCCCAGGAGATCGGCATGCTCCGCGCGATCGGCCTGGACCGCAAGGCGGTCAAGCGGATGGTCCGTCTGGAGTCCCTGGTGATCTCCCTGTTCGGCGGGGTGCTCGGCATCGGGCTGGGCGTGTTCTTCGGCTGGGCGGCCGGACAGCTGCTGGGCACGAAGATGCCGACGTACGAACTGGTCCTGCCCTGGGGCCGGATGGCGATCTTCCTGCTGCTGGCGGGCGGGGTCGGCGTCCTGGCCGCCCTGTGGCCGGCCCGGCGCGCGGCGAAGCTGAACATGCTGGCGGCGATCAAGGCCGAGTAG
- a CDS encoding class I SAM-dependent methyltransferase, with the protein MADAASRLRSLAEQVLGAPLPVRLRAWDGSQAGPPDAPALVVRNRRALRRMLFKPGELGLVRAWVSGDLDVEGDLYSALDAMAGLVWERGDDARGLVESLRDPVVRAAVRELLKLAGPPIPPAPPREEVRRPRRHLHTRHTDRQAISHHYDVGNDFYELVLGPSMVYSCAYWEAAENDATLETAQRDKLELICAKLGLTPGQRLLDVGCGWGSMAIHAAREHGVSVVGVTLSQEQAAYARKRVADEGLTDRVEIRVRDYRDVRDGPFDAISSIGMAEHVGAERYLEYARQLYGQLRPGGRLLNHQIARRPQRDETAYEVDPFIDAYVFPDGELAPIGTTVTQLEHAGFEVRDVEAIREHYARTLRQWVVNLEADWDRAVRLTSPGRARVWRLYMAASALAFESNRIGVNQVLAVRTPESGTSGLPLRTRTWNT; encoded by the coding sequence ATGGCCGACGCCGCGTCGCGGCTGAGGAGTCTTGCCGAGCAGGTGCTGGGAGCTCCGCTCCCGGTCCGACTGCGGGCCTGGGATGGATCACAGGCCGGGCCGCCGGACGCGCCGGCGCTCGTCGTACGCAACCGCCGCGCCCTGCGCCGCATGTTGTTCAAACCGGGCGAGCTGGGCCTCGTCCGCGCCTGGGTCTCGGGCGATCTGGACGTCGAGGGTGATCTGTACTCCGCCCTGGACGCCATGGCGGGACTGGTGTGGGAGCGCGGGGACGACGCCCGCGGACTCGTCGAGAGCCTGCGCGACCCCGTCGTACGGGCCGCCGTACGCGAGTTGCTGAAGCTGGCGGGGCCGCCGATCCCGCCCGCACCGCCGCGCGAGGAGGTGCGCAGGCCGCGCCGGCATCTGCACACCCGGCACACCGACCGGCAGGCCATCAGCCACCACTACGACGTCGGCAACGACTTCTACGAGCTGGTCCTCGGCCCGTCGATGGTCTACTCCTGCGCATACTGGGAGGCCGCCGAAAATGACGCGACGCTGGAGACCGCCCAGCGCGACAAGCTCGAACTCATCTGCGCCAAGCTCGGACTGACGCCAGGTCAGCGGCTGCTGGACGTCGGCTGCGGCTGGGGCTCGATGGCCATCCACGCGGCCCGTGAGCACGGCGTGAGCGTCGTCGGGGTCACGCTCTCGCAGGAGCAGGCGGCGTACGCCCGTAAGCGCGTCGCCGACGAGGGGCTGACCGACCGGGTGGAGATCCGGGTCCGGGACTACCGGGACGTCAGGGACGGCCCGTTCGACGCGATCTCCTCCATCGGCATGGCCGAACACGTCGGCGCCGAACGCTATCTGGAGTACGCCCGTCAGCTGTACGGCCAGTTGAGGCCCGGCGGGCGGCTGCTCAACCACCAGATCGCCCGCCGCCCGCAGCGGGACGAGACGGCGTACGAGGTCGACCCGTTCATCGACGCGTATGTCTTCCCCGACGGCGAACTCGCGCCCATCGGCACCACCGTCACCCAGCTGGAGCACGCCGGGTTCGAGGTACGGGACGTGGAGGCCATCCGGGAGCACTACGCCCGCACCCTGCGCCAGTGGGTCGTCAACCTGGAGGCGGACTGGGACCGCGCCGTCCGCCTCACCAGCCCCGGCCGCGCCCGGGTGTGGCGGCTGTACATGGCCGCCTCCGCGCTCGCCTTCGAAAGCAACCGGATCGGCGTCAACCAGGTCCTGGCCGTCCGCACTCCCGAGTCCGGCACCTCCGGGCTGCCGTTGCGCACCCGTACCTGGAACACCTGA
- a CDS encoding 4-hydroxybenzoate 3-monooxygenase, with the protein MRTTVGIIGAGPAGLLLARLLHRAGIDSVVLESRDRAYVEHRQRAGILEQGTVDVLREVGAGERMDREGLRHDGIELRFDRRRHRVDFPGLTGGRSVTVYAQTEVCKDLIALQLKEGGPLLFEAEVLAVEGADGDRPRLPFRHQGREDVLECDYAVGCDGFWGVARGAFPAGVSRVFERTYPYAWLGILADVAPSHDELVYARHERGFALLSMRSPSVSRLYLQVPAGTDADEWTDDAIWSELERRLETDDWRLERGPITHKSVTPMRSFVHEPMRHGRLLLAGDAAHIVPPTGAKGLNLAVGDVVTLARALVHERDTGSPELLDSYSATCLRRVWQAERFSYDMTTMLHPAPDGTPFDARLQRARLERIASSRAAETELAEAYTGFPLG; encoded by the coding sequence ATGCGCACCACCGTCGGGATCATCGGAGCGGGACCGGCCGGACTGCTGCTCGCGCGGTTGCTGCACCGCGCCGGCATCGACTCGGTCGTCCTGGAGAGCCGCGACCGCGCCTACGTCGAGCACCGCCAGCGCGCCGGGATCCTGGAGCAGGGCACGGTGGACGTGCTGCGCGAAGTCGGCGCCGGGGAGCGGATGGACCGGGAGGGACTGCGGCACGACGGTATCGAGCTGCGCTTCGACCGCCGCCGTCACCGCGTCGACTTCCCCGGTCTGACCGGCGGGCGGTCGGTGACGGTGTACGCCCAGACCGAGGTCTGCAAGGACCTGATCGCCCTTCAGCTGAAGGAGGGCGGACCGCTGCTGTTCGAGGCGGAGGTGCTGGCGGTCGAGGGCGCGGACGGCGACCGGCCGCGCCTCCCGTTCCGGCACCAGGGCCGCGAGGACGTGCTGGAATGCGACTACGCCGTCGGCTGCGACGGCTTCTGGGGCGTGGCCCGGGGGGCCTTCCCGGCCGGTGTCTCCCGCGTGTTCGAGCGGACGTACCCCTACGCCTGGCTCGGCATCCTCGCCGATGTCGCGCCCTCGCACGACGAACTCGTCTACGCCCGCCACGAGCGCGGCTTCGCCCTGCTGTCCATGCGCTCCCCGTCCGTCTCCCGCCTCTATCTCCAGGTGCCCGCCGGCACGGACGCCGACGAATGGACCGACGACGCGATCTGGTCGGAACTGGAGCGGCGCCTCGAGACCGACGACTGGCGGCTGGAGCGCGGCCCCATCACCCACAAGTCGGTCACGCCCATGCGGTCCTTCGTCCACGAGCCGATGCGTCACGGCCGCCTCCTCCTCGCCGGCGACGCCGCCCACATCGTCCCGCCGACCGGGGCCAAGGGACTGAACCTCGCCGTGGGGGACGTCGTCACCCTCGCCCGCGCGCTCGTCCACGAGAGGGACACCGGCTCCCCTGAGCTCCTCGACTCCTACTCCGCGACCTGCCTGCGCCGCGTCTGGCAGGCCGAGCGGTTCTCCTACGACATGACGACGATGCTCCATCCGGCCCCGGACGGTACGCCCTTCGACGCCCGCCTCCAGCGGGCCCGGCTGGAACGGATCGCCTCCTCCCGCGCGGCCGAGACGGAACTGGCCGAGGCGTACACCGGGTTTCCGCTGGGGTAG
- a CDS encoding cystathionine beta-synthase — translation MQFHDSMISLVGNTPLVRLNNVTKGIQATVLAKVEYFNPGGSVKDRIALRMIEAAEQSGELKPGGTIVEPTSGNTGVGLAIVAQQKGYKCIFVCPDKVSTDKINVLRAYGAEVVVCPTAVDPEHPDSYYNVSDRLVRETPGAWKPDQYSNPNNPLSHYHSTGPELWEQTEGKITHFVAGVGTGGTISGTGRYLKDASDGKVKVIGADPEGSVYSGGSGRPYLIEGVGEDFWPTAYDRTVADEIVAVSDKDAFQMTRRLAKEEGLLVGGSCGMAVVAALRVAERLGPDDVVVVLLPDSGRGYLSKIFNDEWMADYGFLEDEGPSARVADVLNFKAGATIPSLVHMHPEETVGQAIEVLREYGVSQMPVVKPGAGHPDVMAAEVVGSVVERELLDALFNKRASLDDPLEKHMCAPLPQVGSGEPVGDLMSVLGSADAAIVLVEGKPTGVVSRQDLLAFLAKGGK, via the coding sequence GTGCAATTCCACGACTCGATGATCAGCCTCGTCGGCAACACCCCGCTGGTGAGGCTCAACAACGTGACCAAGGGCATCCAGGCGACCGTCCTGGCCAAGGTGGAGTACTTCAACCCGGGCGGCTCCGTGAAGGACCGCATCGCCCTGCGCATGATCGAGGCCGCCGAGCAGAGCGGGGAGCTGAAGCCGGGCGGCACGATCGTGGAGCCGACCAGTGGCAACACCGGTGTGGGGCTGGCGATCGTCGCCCAGCAGAAGGGCTACAAGTGCATCTTCGTCTGCCCTGACAAGGTCTCCACCGACAAGATCAACGTGCTGCGTGCGTACGGCGCCGAAGTGGTGGTCTGCCCGACCGCCGTGGACCCCGAGCACCCGGACTCGTACTACAACGTCTCCGACCGGCTCGTCCGCGAGACCCCGGGCGCGTGGAAGCCCGACCAGTACTCCAACCCCAACAACCCGCTCTCGCACTATCACTCGACCGGCCCCGAACTGTGGGAGCAGACCGAGGGGAAGATCACCCACTTCGTGGCGGGCGTGGGCACGGGCGGCACCATCTCCGGTACCGGCCGCTATCTGAAGGACGCCAGCGACGGCAAGGTCAAGGTCATCGGCGCCGACCCGGAGGGCTCCGTCTACTCCGGCGGCTCCGGGCGGCCGTATCTGATCGAGGGCGTGGGCGAGGACTTCTGGCCGACCGCCTACGACCGCACCGTGGCCGACGAGATCGTCGCCGTGTCCGACAAGGACGCCTTCCAGATGACCCGCCGCCTCGCCAAGGAGGAGGGCCTGCTCGTCGGCGGGTCCTGCGGTATGGCCGTCGTGGCCGCGCTGCGCGTCGCAGAGCGGCTCGGGCCCGACGACGTGGTGGTCGTGCTCCTGCCCGACAGCGGCCGCGGCTACCTCAGCAAGATCTTCAACGACGAGTGGATGGCCGACTACGGCTTCCTGGAGGACGAGGGCCCGAGCGCCCGCGTCGCCGACGTCCTGAACTTCAAGGCGGGCGCAACCATCCCGTCCCTGGTGCACATGCACCCCGAGGAAACCGTCGGCCAGGCCATCGAGGTGCTGCGCGAGTACGGCGTCTCGCAGATGCCGGTCGTCAAGCCGGGCGCCGGCCACCCGGACGTGATGGCCGCCGAGGTCGTCGGGTCCGTGGTGGAACGGGAGCTGCTGGACGCCCTGTTCAACAAGCGCGCGTCCCTCGACGACCCGCTGGAGAAGCACATGTGCGCTCCGCTGCCCCAGGTCGGCTCCGGCGAGCCGGTCGGCGACCTGATGTCCGTGCTCGGCTCGGCCGACGCGGCGATCGTCCTGGTCGAGGGCAAGCCGACCGGTGTGGTCAGCCGGCAGGACCTGCTGGCCTTCCTGGCCAAGGGCGGGAAGTAG
- a CDS encoding acetyl-CoA C-acetyltransferase, with the protein MPEAVIVSTARSPIGRAVKGSLKDLRPDDLTATIIQAALAKIPELDPRDIDDLMLGCGLPGGEQGHNLGRIVAVQMGMDHLPGCTITRYCSSSLQTSRMALHAIKAGEGDVFISAGVETVSRFIKGSSDGLPDTHNPLFAEAEARTEAVAQQEGTTWHDPREDGLLPDPYIAMGQTAENLARAKGITRQDMDEFGVRSQNLAEQAIKNGFWEREITPVTLPDGTVVSKDDGPRPGVTLEGVSGLKPVFRPDGLVTAGNCCPLNDGAAAVVIMSDTKARELGLTPLARIVSTGVSGLSPEIMGLGPVEASKQALRRAGLTIDDIDLVEINEAFAAQVIPSYRDLGIDIDRLNVNGGAIAVGHPFGMTGARITGTLINSLQWHDKQFGLETMCVGGGQGMAMVIERLS; encoded by the coding sequence ATGCCCGAAGCCGTCATCGTCTCGACCGCCCGCTCCCCCATCGGCCGCGCCGTCAAGGGCTCCCTCAAGGATCTCCGCCCCGACGACCTGACCGCCACGATCATCCAGGCCGCGCTCGCCAAGATCCCCGAGCTGGACCCCCGGGACATCGACGACCTGATGCTCGGCTGTGGCCTCCCCGGCGGCGAGCAGGGCCACAACCTCGGCCGTATCGTCGCCGTACAGATGGGCATGGACCACCTGCCGGGCTGCACGATCACCCGTTACTGCTCCTCGTCCCTGCAGACCTCCCGCATGGCCCTGCACGCCATCAAGGCCGGCGAGGGCGACGTCTTCATCTCGGCCGGCGTCGAGACGGTCTCCCGTTTCATCAAGGGCAGCTCCGACGGCCTCCCGGACACGCACAACCCGCTCTTCGCCGAGGCCGAGGCGCGCACCGAGGCGGTCGCCCAGCAGGAGGGCACGACCTGGCACGACCCGCGCGAGGACGGCCTGCTGCCCGACCCTTACATCGCGATGGGCCAGACCGCCGAGAACCTGGCCCGCGCCAAGGGCATCACCCGCCAGGACATGGACGAGTTCGGGGTCCGCTCGCAGAACCTGGCCGAGCAGGCCATCAAGAACGGCTTCTGGGAGCGCGAGATCACCCCGGTGACCCTCCCGGACGGCACGGTCGTCAGCAAGGACGACGGCCCGCGCCCGGGCGTCACCCTGGAGGGCGTCTCGGGCCTGAAGCCGGTCTTCCGCCCCGACGGCCTGGTCACGGCCGGCAACTGCTGCCCGCTCAACGACGGCGCCGCGGCGGTCGTCATCATGTCCGACACCAAGGCCCGCGAGCTGGGCCTCACCCCGCTCGCCCGCATCGTGTCGACCGGCGTCTCCGGCCTCTCCCCCGAGATCATGGGCCTCGGCCCGGTCGAGGCGAGCAAGCAGGCCCTGCGGCGGGCCGGCCTCACCATCGACGACATCGACCTGGTCGAGATCAACGAGGCCTTCGCCGCCCAGGTAATCCCCTCCTACCGGGACCTCGGCATCGACATCGACAGGCTGAACGTCAACGGCGGTGCCATCGCCGTCGGCCACCCCTTCGGCATGACCGGCGCCCGGATCACCGGCACGCTCATCAACTCCCTGCAGTGGCACGACAAGCAGTTCGGCCTGGAGACGATGTGCGTCGGCGGCGGCCAGGGCATGGCGATGGTCATCGAGCGCCTCAGCTGA
- a CDS encoding SGNH/GDSL hydrolase family protein: MTSMSRARVARRIAAGAAYGGGGVGLIGAAAVGVLLAEVRLARRHVGNGSSGRVPVADGVYGWGSPRSGKAGSGGAYGVPDEPPLRLAMLGDSTAAGQGVHRVGQTPGALLASGLAAVAERPVELRNVAQPGAQSDALDRQVALILSASSPVPDVCVIMIGANDVTHRMPPTRSVRHLSAAVRRLRTAGAEVVVGTCPDLGTIEPVQQPLRWLARRASRQLAAAQTIGVVEQGGRTVSLGDLLGPEFEANPRELFGPDNYHPSAEGYATAAMAVLPTVCATLGLWPAEEERPDVSRREGFLPVARAAAEAASEAGTEVTAAMPTGPRGPWALLKRRRRRRVPEAEPARPSV, translated from the coding sequence ATGACGAGCATGTCGAGGGCGCGAGTGGCCCGGCGTATCGCGGCCGGAGCGGCGTACGGCGGTGGCGGGGTCGGGCTGATCGGGGCGGCCGCGGTCGGCGTGCTGCTGGCGGAGGTACGGCTGGCCCGCCGCCATGTGGGCAACGGCAGCAGCGGCCGGGTCCCGGTGGCCGACGGGGTGTACGGATGGGGATCCCCTCGCTCGGGCAAGGCCGGGAGCGGGGGAGCGTACGGCGTCCCCGATGAACCGCCTCTCCGCCTGGCCATGCTCGGCGACTCGACGGCGGCCGGGCAGGGCGTGCACCGGGTGGGACAGACACCGGGCGCTCTGCTGGCCTCGGGTCTGGCGGCGGTGGCGGAACGCCCCGTGGAACTGCGGAACGTCGCCCAGCCCGGGGCCCAGTCCGACGCCCTGGACCGTCAGGTGGCCCTCATCCTCTCCGCGTCCTCACCCGTCCCCGACGTCTGCGTGATCATGATCGGCGCGAATGACGTGACACACCGGATGCCGCCGACCCGTTCGGTACGTCATCTGTCGGCGGCGGTACGACGGCTGCGCACGGCCGGCGCGGAGGTGGTGGTCGGCACCTGTCCCGACCTCGGCACGATCGAGCCGGTGCAGCAGCCGCTGCGCTGGCTGGCCCGGCGGGCCTCCCGGCAGCTGGCGGCCGCCCAGACGATCGGGGTCGTGGAGCAGGGCGGGCGCACGGTGTCGCTGGGCGACCTGCTGGGCCCCGAGTTCGAGGCGAACCCGCGGGAGCTGTTCGGCCCCGACAACTACCACCCCTCGGCGGAGGGCTACGCGACGGCGGCGATGGCCGTACTGCCGACGGTGTGCGCGACACTGGGCCTGTGGCCGGCGGAGGAGGAACGCCCCGACGTCTCCCGCCGCGAGGGCTTCCTGCCGGTCGCCCGCGCCGCAGCCGAGGCGGCCTCGGAGGCCGGCACGGAGGTCACAGCGGCGATGCCGACGGGGCCGCGGGGACCGTGGGCGCTGCTGAAGCGGAGGCGGCGGCGCCGGGTACCGGAGGCCGAGCCCGCACGCCCGTCGGTGTGA
- a CDS encoding Bax inhibitor-1/YccA family protein has protein sequence MRSSNPVFSRRGFSRDNGYAGFNTAPQAGYAQGNPYAQNPYAQNPYAQGDVQYGAPPQAPVTTDRMTMDDVVVRSAITLGTVAVGAVLAWALLPVSTTSYGLAVGSAIVAFVLAMIQSFKRTPSPALILGYAAFEGVFLGVISEMYNSRWSGAPFQAVLGTMAVSAATLLVYKAGWIRVTARYARIGIAIAMAFMVVMAVNLLLVAFGVAENGGLRSFGPLGALVGIVAILLGAFFLTLDFKQIEDGIAYGAPRNESWLAAFGLTMTLVWIYVEMLRLVAIFTNND, from the coding sequence ATGAGGAGTAGTAACCCGGTCTTCTCGCGACGGGGGTTCAGCCGCGACAACGGCTACGCCGGCTTCAACACCGCACCGCAGGCCGGGTACGCACAGGGCAACCCGTACGCGCAGAACCCCTACGCCCAGAACCCGTACGCGCAGGGCGACGTCCAGTACGGCGCCCCGCCGCAGGCTCCGGTCACCACCGACCGGATGACCATGGACGACGTCGTCGTCCGCTCGGCCATCACGCTCGGCACCGTCGCCGTCGGCGCCGTCCTCGCCTGGGCGCTGCTGCCGGTCTCGACGACCAGCTACGGCCTGGCCGTCGGCTCCGCGATCGTCGCGTTCGTCCTGGCGATGATCCAGAGCTTCAAGCGCACCCCGTCGCCCGCGCTCATCCTCGGGTACGCCGCCTTCGAAGGCGTCTTCCTCGGCGTCATCAGCGAGATGTACAACAGTCGCTGGAGCGGCGCCCCCTTCCAGGCGGTGCTCGGCACCATGGCGGTCTCGGCCGCCACCCTGCTGGTCTACAAGGCCGGCTGGATCCGCGTCACCGCCCGCTACGCCCGCATCGGTATCGCCATCGCCATGGCGTTCATGGTGGTCATGGCGGTCAATCTGCTGCTGGTCGCGTTCGGCGTCGCCGAGAACGGCGGTCTGCGCAGCTTCGGCCCGCTCGGCGCGCTCGTCGGCATCGTCGCGATCCTGCTCGGCGCGTTCTTCCTGACCCTCGACTTCAAGCAGATCGAGGACGGCATCGCCTACGGCGCCCCGCGCAACGAGTCCTGGCTGGCCGCGTTCGGCCTCACCATGACCCTGGTGTGGATCTACGTGGAGATGCTGCGGCTGGTGGCGATCTTCACCAACAACGACTAG
- a CDS encoding ABC transporter ATP-binding protein: MTTTPTAARTTTVAARATELSKIYGQGETRVVALDRVSVDFRQAEFTAIMGPSGSGKSTLMHCVAGLDTFSSGSVRIGDTELGSLKDKQLTKLRRDKIGFIFQAFNLLPTLTARENITLPMDIAGRKPDKAWLDQVISMVGLSDRLSHRPAQLSGGQQQRVAVARALASKPDIIFGDEPTGNLDSRSGAEVLGFLRNSVRELGQTVVMVTHDPVAAAYADRVVFLADGRIVDEIHGPTADSVLDLMKQFDAKGRTS, encoded by the coding sequence GTGACCACCACACCGACCGCCGCCCGGACCACCACCGTGGCCGCCCGCGCCACGGAGCTGTCGAAGATCTACGGGCAGGGTGAGACCCGGGTGGTCGCCCTGGACCGGGTCTCCGTCGACTTCCGGCAGGCCGAGTTCACCGCGATCATGGGCCCGTCCGGTTCGGGCAAGTCCACGCTGATGCACTGCGTGGCGGGCCTCGACACCTTCTCGTCCGGGTCGGTGCGCATCGGCGACACCGAGCTGGGCTCCCTGAAGGACAAGCAGCTGACCAAGCTGCGCCGGGACAAGATCGGCTTCATCTTCCAGGCCTTCAACCTGCTGCCGACGCTGACCGCCCGGGAGAACATCACCCTCCCGATGGACATCGCGGGCCGCAAGCCCGACAAGGCGTGGCTGGACCAGGTGATCTCGATGGTCGGCCTGTCCGACCGGCTCAGCCACCGGCCCGCGCAGCTCTCCGGCGGCCAGCAGCAGCGCGTGGCCGTCGCCCGCGCCCTGGCCTCCAAGCCGGACATCATCTTCGGCGACGAGCCGACCGGAAACCTCGACTCGCGCTCCGGCGCCGAGGTGCTCGGCTTCCTGCGCAACTCCGTGCGCGAACTGGGCCAGACCGTCGTCATGGTGACTCACGACCCGGTTGCCGCCGCCTACGCGGACCGCGTGGTCTTCCTCGCGGACGGCCGGATCGTCGACGAGATCCACGGCCCGACGGCCGACTCCGTCCTCGACCTGATGAAGCAGTTCGACGCGAAGGGCCGTACCAGCTGA
- a CDS encoding DUF4287 domain-containing protein: MSQLFSEETHRNLLARIPHCTGREVSDWLRTVEEGPALFRFEEKVSWLRHEYDLAYGHAKAIVHEYDLRRAARKLL, from the coding sequence ATGTCCCAACTCTTCTCCGAGGAGACCCACCGCAATCTGCTCGCCCGCATCCCGCACTGCACCGGTCGTGAAGTCTCCGACTGGCTGCGCACCGTAGAAGAAGGCCCCGCCCTGTTCCGCTTCGAGGAGAAGGTCAGCTGGCTCCGGCACGAGTACGACCTCGCGTACGGCCACGCGAAGGCGATCGTCCATGAGTACGACCTGAGGAGGGCAGCCCGCAAGCTGCTCTAG